A stretch of the Pedobacter sp. MC2016-14 genome encodes the following:
- a CDS encoding adenylate kinase yields the protein MLNFVLFGPPGAGKGTQSQKLIDQYQLIHISTGDIFREHIKNQTPLGQQVSALIADGQLVPDQITIAMLEEEVDSNPNAKGFIFDGFPRTVPQAQALDEFLESKGTGLAGVIALDVDQEELTRRIAQRQKETGRVDDQADKLQKRIEEYFSKTVHVLPYYEAQQKLSKVNGIGNVDDIFAELRTVIDNY from the coding sequence ATGCTTAATTTTGTTCTCTTTGGCCCACCAGGTGCAGGCAAAGGCACCCAATCGCAGAAATTGATTGACCAATATCAATTAATCCACATCTCTACAGGTGATATTTTTAGGGAACACATTAAGAATCAAACCCCGCTTGGTCAACAAGTAAGTGCTTTGATTGCTGATGGACAACTGGTTCCAGACCAAATTACGATTGCAATGCTGGAAGAAGAAGTAGATAGTAATCCGAATGCAAAAGGGTTCATCTTTGACGGTTTTCCACGTACAGTTCCTCAGGCACAAGCACTGGATGAGTTTTTAGAAAGTAAAGGTACAGGTCTTGCGGGCGTAATTGCACTGGATGTAGATCAGGAAGAACTGACCAGAAGAATTGCGCAGCGCCAAAAAGAAACTGGCAGAGTAGATGATCAGGCTGATAAATTGCAAAAACGTATTGAAGAATATTTCAGCAAAACGGTTCATGTATTGCCTTATTATGAAGCACAGCAAAAATTAAGTAAAGTAAACGGCATTGGTAATGTTGATGATATTTTTGCTGAATTGCGTACTGTAATAGATAACTACTAA
- a CDS encoding SDR family oxidoreductase, which produces MKTILVTGSNGLLGQKITQRILETQQFNLVASSKGRNRFPQVAGYLYAEMDILNAQNVREVVERYKPDAIIHTAAMTNVDTAHDHREEADCLNVESVATLIAICAEHNIQLVHLSTDFIFDGADGPYDELAAPNPLSYYGQTKLKAEELIKTSGIKWAILRTILVYGIVNDMSRSNIVLWAKGALEKGKPINVVNDQFRMPTLAEDLADCCLLAVEKDAYGVYNASGKDMMSIAELVGQVADFWKLDRSLINEVSSDSLNQNAKRPLRTGFILDKAITELGYQPRSFVEGLSVLKAQMEINPIQ; this is translated from the coding sequence ATGAAGACAATTTTAGTAACTGGCAGTAACGGGCTTTTGGGGCAGAAAATAACACAAAGGATATTGGAAACTCAACAATTTAACTTAGTAGCCAGTTCAAAAGGTAGAAACCGGTTTCCGCAGGTTGCTGGTTACTTATATGCGGAAATGGATATCTTAAATGCTCAAAACGTAAGGGAAGTTGTTGAACGGTACAAGCCAGATGCAATCATTCATACAGCGGCAATGACCAATGTTGATACCGCTCATGATCATCGCGAAGAGGCCGATTGTTTAAATGTAGAGTCTGTGGCTACCCTAATTGCAATTTGTGCCGAGCACAACATTCAGCTGGTACATTTATCCACTGACTTTATATTTGATGGTGCCGATGGACCTTATGATGAACTTGCAGCACCCAATCCTCTGAGTTATTATGGGCAAACAAAATTAAAAGCAGAAGAGTTGATTAAGACTTCTGGTATCAAATGGGCTATACTTCGTACTATTTTGGTGTATGGAATTGTAAACGACATGAGCCGGAGCAATATTGTACTTTGGGCAAAAGGGGCCCTTGAAAAAGGAAAGCCTATTAACGTAGTGAACGATCAGTTTCGCATGCCCACACTGGCTGAAGACCTGGCCGATTGTTGCTTGCTTGCAGTAGAAAAGGATGCTTATGGGGTTTATAATGCCTCTGGTAAGGATATGATGAGTATAGCAGAATTGGTAGGGCAGGTGGCCGACTTCTGGAAGCTGGATAGAAGTCTGATTAATGAAGTAAGCAGTGACAGTCTGAACCAAAACGCCAAACGTCCGTTGCGTACTGGGTTTATTTTAGATAAAGCAATTACAGAATTGGGGTATCAGCCACGTAGCTTTGTGGAAGGATTATCTGTTTTAAAAGCACAAATGGAAATTAATCCGATCCAATAG
- the atpD gene encoding F0F1 ATP synthase subunit beta, with translation MPNIGKIAQIIGPVVDVSFADDAQLPKIFSALVVEKENGQKIVLEVQQHLGEDRVRAISMDSTDGLVRGMQVNDTGAPIKMPVGEAIKGRLFNVVGDAIDGINTIDKTNGRPIHNAPPRFDELSTETEVLFTGIKVIDLLEPYAKGGKIGLFGGAGVGKTVLIMELVNNIAKAHAGLSVFAGVGERTREGNDLLREFIESGVINYGEDFLHSMETGGWDLSKVDTEKLKESKATLVFGQMNEPPGARARVALSGLTVAEYFRDGDGEGAGKDILFFVDNIFRFTQAGSEVSGLLGRMPSAVGYQPTLATEMGLMQERITSTKRGSITSVQAVYVPADDLTDPAPATTFAHLDATTSLSRKIAELGIYPAVDPLDSTSRILSPAVLGDEHYNTAQRVKEILQRYKELQDIIAILGMDELSEEDKLVVSRARRVQRFLSQPFHVAEQFTGLKGVLVDIKDTIKGFNMILDGEVDEYPEAAFNLVGNIEDAIEKGKKLLAEANA, from the coding sequence ATGCCTAACATTGGAAAAATAGCGCAGATTATAGGACCGGTAGTTGACGTAAGCTTTGCTGATGACGCTCAATTACCTAAAATTTTCTCTGCATTAGTTGTTGAAAAAGAAAATGGACAAAAGATCGTTTTAGAAGTTCAACAGCATCTTGGTGAAGACCGTGTACGTGCCATTTCGATGGACTCTACAGATGGTTTAGTTCGCGGAATGCAGGTTAACGATACCGGTGCTCCTATTAAAATGCCTGTTGGTGAAGCCATTAAAGGTCGTTTGTTTAACGTTGTTGGTGATGCTATCGATGGTATCAATACAATTGACAAAACAAATGGAAGACCAATCCACAATGCTCCTCCAAGATTTGATGAGTTATCTACTGAAACTGAGGTACTTTTTACAGGTATCAAAGTAATTGATTTACTAGAGCCTTATGCAAAAGGTGGTAAAATCGGTTTGTTTGGTGGTGCTGGTGTTGGTAAAACAGTATTGATCATGGAGCTGGTAAATAACATTGCCAAAGCACACGCTGGTCTTTCTGTATTTGCCGGTGTTGGTGAGCGTACACGTGAAGGAAATGACCTTTTACGTGAGTTTATCGAATCTGGCGTAATCAACTATGGTGAGGATTTCCTTCACTCTATGGAAACTGGAGGATGGGATTTATCTAAAGTTGATACCGAAAAATTAAAAGAATCTAAAGCTACCCTGGTATTCGGTCAAATGAACGAGCCTCCTGGAGCACGTGCACGTGTAGCCTTGTCTGGTTTAACTGTGGCTGAATATTTCCGTGATGGTGATGGCGAAGGCGCTGGAAAAGATATCCTTTTCTTCGTTGACAACATTTTCCGTTTTACTCAGGCTGGTTCTGAAGTATCAGGTTTGTTAGGTCGTATGCCTTCTGCGGTAGGTTACCAACCAACGCTTGCTACTGAGATGGGCTTAATGCAGGAGCGTATTACTTCTACCAAACGTGGTTCAATTACATCTGTACAGGCAGTATATGTACCGGCAGATGATTTAACTGACCCGGCTCCGGCTACAACCTTTGCCCACTTAGACGCTACAACTTCACTTTCACGTAAAATTGCAGAGCTTGGTATCTACCCTGCCGTAGATCCTTTGGATTCTACTTCAAGGATCCTTTCTCCAGCTGTTTTAGGCGATGAGCATTACAATACAGCTCAACGTGTGAAAGAAATTTTACAACGTTACAAAGAGTTGCAGGATATCATTGCGATCCTTGGTATGGACGAGTTATCTGAAGAAGATAAACTGGTTGTATCACGTGCCCGTCGTGTTCAGCGTTTCTTATCTCAACCTTTCCACGTAGCGGAACAATTTACAGGATTAAAAGGAGTATTGGTAGACATTAAAGATACCATCAAAGGATTTAACATGATCCTTGACGGTGAAGTTGATGAATATCCGGAAGCTGCATTTAACCTTGTAGGTAATATTGAAGATGCGATTGAAAAAGGAAAAAAATTATTAGCTGAAGCTAACGCATAG
- a CDS encoding aspartate aminotransferase family protein, which yields MITNKQLFLLNTAQTSNSPKMLEIDFAEGIYLYDQDGKAYIDLVSGFAVSNIGHRHPKVLEAIKAQLDKYLHLTVYGEYVQTPMVKFAEKLVSVLPPDLNNVYFVNSGAEATEGALKLAKRYTGRTGIISFNNAYHGSTHGALSVMGNEYYKQAYRPLLPEVSFINFNEPADLALITEQTACVIMETLQGEAGIRVASTAYMLKLRQRCTEVGALLILDEIQNAFGRTGKLFAFEHYGIVPDILLLAKALGGGMPIGAFISSKKVMGVLAENPILGHITTFGGHPVSCSAGLASLEVLLEENLTEGVTKKEMLFRELLVHPLIKEIRGKGLMLGIQLDSFEQVEKVSSLCSDQGIIIDWFLHCETAMRIAPPLTIKEEEIRHVCAVILNVLDQLHTH from the coding sequence ATGATTACCAACAAACAGCTCTTTTTGCTTAATACCGCTCAAACTTCCAACAGTCCAAAAATGTTGGAAATAGATTTTGCAGAAGGAATTTACCTGTATGATCAAGACGGAAAAGCATATATAGACCTTGTTTCTGGTTTTGCGGTCAGCAATATCGGACACAGGCATCCTAAAGTTTTGGAGGCTATAAAAGCTCAATTAGACAAATACCTTCACCTAACTGTGTATGGAGAGTATGTACAAACGCCGATGGTCAAATTTGCAGAAAAACTGGTCTCGGTTTTACCTCCGGACTTAAACAATGTCTATTTTGTAAATTCTGGTGCTGAAGCTACGGAGGGGGCGTTAAAACTTGCCAAACGATATACTGGCCGTACAGGTATCATTTCCTTTAACAATGCTTATCATGGTAGTACACATGGTGCATTAAGTGTGATGGGAAATGAATATTACAAACAAGCTTATCGCCCATTATTACCGGAGGTAAGTTTTATAAACTTTAATGAACCTGCCGATTTAGCATTGATTACCGAGCAAACGGCTTGTGTAATCATGGAAACCTTACAGGGTGAAGCGGGAATAAGGGTTGCCTCCACAGCATACATGCTGAAGTTGCGCCAGCGCTGTACTGAAGTAGGCGCATTGCTAATCCTTGATGAAATACAAAACGCTTTTGGACGGACAGGTAAGTTATTTGCTTTTGAACATTATGGCATTGTGCCCGACATTTTATTGCTGGCTAAAGCACTTGGCGGCGGCATGCCAATCGGTGCTTTTATTTCTTCGAAAAAAGTGATGGGCGTGCTTGCAGAAAACCCGATTCTTGGCCACATTACCACTTTTGGAGGGCATCCGGTTTCTTGTAGTGCCGGATTAGCTAGCCTGGAGGTATTACTGGAAGAAAACCTGACCGAGGGGGTAACTAAAAAAGAAATGTTATTCCGCGAACTATTGGTGCACCCACTGATCAAAGAAATTAGAGGAAAGGGATTGATGCTGGGCATACAGCTGGACTCTTTTGAACAGGTTGAAAAAGTAAGCAGTTTATGCAGTGATCAGGGCATCATTATAGATTGGTTTTTACATTGCGAAACCGCCATGCGTATTGCCCCGCCTTTAACGATCAAAGAAGAGGAAATACGTCATGTTTGTGCAGTGATTTTAAATGTGCTGGATCAACTTCATACTCATTAA
- the ilvD gene encoding dihydroxy-acid dehydratase has protein sequence MSQKLELNRYSKTFTQDPTQPAAQAMLYGIGLTKEDMDKAQVGVASMGYDGNTCNMHLNGLAQIVKEGVWKNDMVGLTFSTIGVSDGMSNGTDGMRYSLVSRDVIADSIETICGGQYYDGLITIPGCDKNMPGSLMAMGRLNRPAIMVYGGSIHSGKYKGASLNIVSAFEALGQKLAGNLEEEDFQGVIKNACPGAGACGGMYTANTMASAIEALGMSLPYSSSYPAVSDEKKNECIEAGKYIRILLERNILPSDIMTKAAFHNAIVLVIVLGGSTNAVLHLIAIAKSVGLTLTLEDFQYVSDNTPVLGDLKPSGTYLMEDLHEIGGVPAVLKYLLKVGLIDGTCLTVTGKTIAENVADAVELDFDLQKIIFPVEAPIKETGHLQMLYGNLAQKGSVAKISGKEGEKFTGPARVFDGEQSLMKGIQSGKIKPGDVVVIRQVGPKGAPGMPEMLKPTSLIIGAGLGKSVALITDGRFSGGTHGFVVGHITPEAWDGGNIGLVHDDDEITIDAVNNTIDVHLSDEVLAKRRAAWVQLPPPVKSGVLYKYLKQVSNASEGCVTDAYTH, from the coding sequence ATGTCACAAAAACTAGAATTAAACCGCTACAGCAAAACCTTTACGCAAGATCCAACACAGCCAGCCGCGCAGGCAATGCTGTACGGAATTGGCTTAACCAAGGAAGATATGGACAAGGCACAAGTTGGCGTTGCCAGCATGGGCTATGATGGTAATACCTGCAATATGCACTTGAATGGCCTTGCTCAAATTGTAAAAGAGGGTGTCTGGAAAAACGACATGGTAGGCTTAACGTTCAGCACCATTGGTGTAAGTGACGGAATGAGTAACGGAACGGATGGAATGCGCTACTCTTTGGTATCAAGAGATGTTATTGCAGATTCCATTGAAACCATTTGTGGTGGACAATACTACGATGGTTTAATTACTATTCCGGGATGCGATAAAAACATGCCGGGATCTCTAATGGCAATGGGTCGCTTAAACCGTCCTGCTATTATGGTATACGGTGGAAGTATCCATTCAGGAAAGTATAAAGGTGCCTCATTAAATATAGTATCTGCTTTTGAAGCTTTGGGCCAAAAATTAGCTGGCAATTTAGAAGAAGAAGATTTTCAGGGCGTAATAAAAAATGCTTGCCCTGGTGCCGGTGCTTGCGGAGGGATGTACACGGCCAATACCATGGCCTCAGCCATTGAAGCTTTAGGTATGAGCTTACCCTACAGCTCCTCTTATCCTGCGGTAAGTGACGAGAAAAAGAACGAATGTATTGAAGCTGGTAAATATATCAGGATCCTGCTGGAAAGAAACATCCTTCCTTCAGACATCATGACTAAAGCTGCATTTCACAATGCCATTGTGTTGGTAATTGTATTGGGGGGTTCTACCAATGCCGTGCTGCACTTAATTGCCATTGCTAAATCTGTAGGCTTAACATTAACATTAGAAGATTTCCAGTATGTGAGTGACAACACTCCTGTATTAGGAGATTTGAAACCTAGTGGCACCTACCTGATGGAAGACCTTCATGAAATTGGTGGCGTTCCTGCGGTATTAAAATATTTATTAAAAGTAGGATTGATTGACGGCACTTGTTTAACTGTAACCGGAAAAACCATTGCAGAAAATGTTGCGGATGCGGTTGAACTGGATTTCGATTTACAAAAAATCATTTTCCCTGTTGAAGCCCCTATTAAAGAAACCGGTCACCTGCAAATGTTATATGGTAACCTCGCACAAAAAGGTTCCGTAGCAAAAATCAGCGGTAAAGAGGGCGAGAAATTTACCGGACCCGCACGTGTATTTGATGGTGAGCAATCACTGATGAAAGGCATTCAAAGTGGAAAAATTAAACCAGGTGATGTAGTGGTGATCAGGCAGGTTGGACCAAAGGGTGCACCTGGAATGCCAGAAATGTTAAAACCTACCTCATTAATTATTGGCGCTGGTTTAGGTAAATCGGTAGCCCTGATTACGGACGGCCGTTTCTCTGGCGGCACACATGGTTTTGTAGTGGGACACATTACGCCTGAAGCATGGGACGGCGGAAATATTGGCCTGGTACATGACGATGACGAGATTACTATTGATGCGGTAAATAATACAATAGATGTACACCTAAGTGATGAAGTACTTGCAAAACGCAGGGCGGCATGGGTACAGCTTCCTCCACCCGTCAAAAGTGGCGTATTGTATAAATATTTAAAACAAGTAAGTAATGCAAGTGAAGGCTGCGTAACAGATGCCTACACTCACTAA
- a CDS encoding branched-chain amino acid transaminase, with the protein MQYFNSNTVLYMDGQFIKATEAKIDVYNQSLHYGYAAFEGIRSYHTHNGVRIFKAKAHFERLKKSCELAYIPFTWDIDELIKQTYKILEINHLKDAYIRPLVFCPPKMGLDVASTSNLMICAWEWEPYFGSKRLKVGISSYQRPNPKSVPIEAKISGHYVNSILATAEAKRRGFDEALLLDMNDFVAEAPGANIFIEKDGKLYTPALGHILPGITRAAIMMLCKKLDIECIEKQLSVEDLKAADSAFFCGTAAEIVSIAAIEDKTFSTKWSDTLGATLLRTYKSMVLEKQNYEVII; encoded by the coding sequence ATGCAATACTTCAATTCAAATACGGTTCTCTACATGGATGGACAATTCATTAAAGCTACAGAGGCTAAAATTGACGTATATAACCAATCTCTGCATTATGGTTATGCAGCATTTGAGGGAATAAGATCATACCATACACACAATGGTGTACGTATTTTTAAAGCTAAAGCCCATTTTGAAAGATTAAAAAAGTCATGCGAACTGGCTTATATCCCTTTTACCTGGGACATAGACGAACTGATTAAACAAACTTATAAAATACTTGAAATCAACCACCTGAAGGATGCCTACATCCGTCCACTGGTTTTTTGTCCGCCAAAAATGGGACTTGATGTAGCCTCAACTTCAAACCTTATGATCTGCGCCTGGGAATGGGAACCTTATTTTGGAAGCAAGCGTTTAAAGGTTGGCATTTCAAGTTACCAACGTCCAAATCCAAAATCGGTACCTATTGAAGCAAAAATAAGTGGTCATTATGTTAATTCTATTCTGGCAACTGCAGAAGCAAAAAGAAGAGGATTTGATGAAGCGCTTTTACTCGACATGAATGACTTTGTTGCGGAAGCGCCTGGTGCCAATATCTTTATTGAAAAAGACGGGAAATTATACACCCCTGCCCTGGGACATATTTTACCAGGTATTACCAGAGCTGCAATTATGATGCTTTGCAAAAAACTTGATATCGAATGTATAGAAAAACAGCTCAGCGTTGAAGATTTGAAGGCGGCAGACAGTGCCTTTTTCTGTGGTACTGCAGCAGAAATTGTAAGCATAGCTGCTATAGAAGATAAGACCTTTAGTACAAAATGGAGCGATACGCTAGGTGCCACTCTACTGCGTACGTATAAATCTATGGTTTTAGAAAAACAAAACTATGAAGTGATCATCTAG
- the obgE gene encoding GTPase ObgE, translating into MSQGSNFVDYVKICCRSGKGGAGSSHLHRDKMTSTGGPDGGDGGRGGHIILRGNPQFWTLLHLKYRKHILAPDGEPGSSSTSTGKSGKDEILEVPLGTIAKDAETGETLFEITAEGETKILTAGGRGGLGNWHFKSSTLQTPRFAQPGESGIEQWVVLELKVLADVGLVGFPNAGKSTLLSVVSAAKPEIADYPFTTLVPNLGIVAYRGGKSFVMADIPGIIEGASKGKGLGYRFLRHIERNSVLLFMVPADTSRTISEEYEILKSELQQYNPELMQKPHVLAVTKSDMLDEELQAEMKKDLPENIPAIFISSVAQKGLNELKDMLWTAIGSD; encoded by the coding sequence ATGTCGCAAGGTTCCAATTTCGTTGATTATGTCAAAATATGCTGTCGCTCTGGTAAGGGTGGCGCAGGCTCTTCACATTTGCACCGCGATAAAATGACCTCTACGGGTGGCCCTGACGGTGGCGACGGTGGACGTGGTGGTCACATTATACTTAGAGGTAACCCTCAATTTTGGACCTTACTCCACTTAAAATACCGTAAACATATTCTTGCTCCTGACGGCGAGCCAGGCTCCAGCTCTACGAGTACAGGTAAATCAGGTAAGGACGAAATCCTTGAAGTACCTCTTGGCACAATTGCCAAAGATGCCGAAACAGGAGAAACTTTATTTGAAATTACTGCAGAAGGCGAAACTAAGATCCTAACTGCCGGTGGCCGAGGCGGACTAGGTAACTGGCATTTCAAATCCTCTACATTACAAACACCGCGTTTTGCCCAACCAGGAGAAAGCGGAATTGAGCAATGGGTGGTACTCGAACTAAAAGTACTTGCCGATGTTGGTTTGGTAGGATTTCCAAATGCTGGTAAATCTACTTTATTATCTGTGGTTTCTGCTGCTAAGCCAGAAATTGCTGACTATCCATTTACAACTCTTGTACCCAATTTAGGTATTGTTGCTTACCGTGGTGGAAAATCGTTTGTGATGGCTGACATCCCAGGAATTATTGAAGGGGCATCTAAAGGAAAAGGTCTTGGGTACCGTTTTCTACGCCATATTGAACGCAATTCTGTATTGCTTTTTATGGTGCCTGCCGACACAAGCAGAACAATCTCTGAAGAATATGAGATTCTTAAATCTGAATTACAACAGTACAATCCAGAACTGATGCAGAAACCCCATGTACTTGCAGTAACGAAATCCGACATGCTGGATGAAGAACTGCAGGCAGAAATGAAAAAGGACCTGCCTGAAAATATTCCTGCAATCTTCATCTCCTCAGTGGCGCAAAAAGGGCTGAACGAATTGAAAGACATGCTTTGGACAGCTATTGGATCGGATTAA
- a CDS encoding redoxin domain-containing protein yields the protein MSLQVGAKAPDFKLFSSELKEVSLADYAGKKLVVHFFPMAFTGVCTAQLCTMRDSFGYYQGMNAEVVGISVDSPFTLAKFKEDQAYQFPLLSDFNKETSPAYGAFYEQFAFNLKGVSKRAAFVLDEEGKVIHAEVLEDAGNMPDFDAIKKAIEA from the coding sequence ATGTCTTTACAAGTTGGCGCTAAAGCCCCAGATTTTAAATTGTTCAGTTCTGAACTTAAAGAAGTATCACTGGCAGACTATGCTGGTAAAAAATTGGTAGTTCACTTTTTCCCGATGGCTTTCACTGGTGTTTGCACTGCGCAACTTTGCACCATGAGAGATAGTTTTGGTTACTACCAAGGTATGAATGCCGAAGTTGTTGGCATCTCAGTAGATTCACCGTTTACATTGGCAAAATTCAAGGAAGATCAGGCTTATCAATTCCCGCTGCTATCTGATTTCAACAAGGAAACCTCCCCTGCCTATGGTGCTTTTTATGAGCAATTCGCATTTAATTTGAAAGGCGTGTCTAAAAGAGCGGCTTTTGTACTGGATGAAGAAGGAAAAGTTATCCATGCCGAAGTTTTGGAAGACGCAGGTAACATGCCTGATTTTGATGCAATTAAAAAAGCAATTGAAGCTTAA
- the atpC gene encoding ATP synthase F1 subunit epsilon, giving the protein MTLEILTPDKKVFEGEVTAVTVPGTMGSFQILKDHASIISTLEDGPVIIKSKADGEETLMIKGGVVEVLKNKIIVLAEGIA; this is encoded by the coding sequence ATGACATTAGAAATATTAACACCAGATAAAAAAGTATTTGAAGGCGAAGTAACTGCAGTTACGGTTCCTGGAACAATGGGGTCTTTTCAAATTTTGAAAGACCACGCGTCAATCATTTCTACTTTAGAAGATGGACCGGTAATTATTAAAAGTAAAGCCGATGGCGAAGAAACCTTAATGATTAAAGGTGGTGTAGTTGAGGTATTAAAAAACAAGATTATTGTTTTGGCCGAGGGCATCGCTTAA